One Acidobacteriota bacterium DNA window includes the following coding sequences:
- a CDS encoding ABC transporter ATP-binding protein, producing MIEVQNVTKHYGPVAAVSDVSFRVEKGQILGFLGPNGAGKTTTMRVLTGCVPPTGGTAKIAGFDVIDQPIEAKRRTGYLPETPPLYPDMTVREYLTFCARINGLSSSERKRRIDEAMARTSVGDMADRHCGKLSKGYRQRVGLAQAILHNPDVLVLDEPTAGLDPKQIIETRELIKALAGDHTIILSTHILPEVSQTCERVVIINRGKVVAEDTPENLTGRLQGSETVRLRIDAGGADLEAPLRETPGVASITVGVADGDGVLVDVQAESGADIRRGLANAVVTRGWGLLEMTRARLSLEEIFLELTTEEADEPVAGEAAQDDGALEQEAPEEPSAPGGAGRQDNG from the coding sequence GTGATTGAAGTCCAGAACGTCACGAAACACTACGGCCCGGTCGCCGCGGTCAGCGACGTCAGCTTCCGCGTCGAAAAGGGCCAGATCCTCGGATTCCTGGGCCCCAACGGGGCCGGGAAGACCACCACCATGCGCGTGCTGACCGGCTGCGTGCCGCCCACCGGCGGAACCGCGAAGATCGCCGGCTTCGACGTTATCGATCAACCGATCGAGGCCAAGCGACGGACCGGCTACCTGCCCGAGACGCCTCCCCTCTACCCCGACATGACGGTGCGGGAGTACCTCACCTTCTGCGCGCGCATAAACGGTCTGTCGTCATCGGAACGGAAGCGGCGGATCGACGAGGCGATGGCGCGGACAAGCGTGGGCGATATGGCGGATCGCCACTGCGGCAAGCTCTCGAAGGGTTACCGGCAGCGGGTGGGCCTGGCCCAGGCCATTCTCCACAACCCTGACGTCCTCGTGCTCGACGAACCGACCGCCGGACTGGATCCGAAGCAGATTATCGAGACGCGCGAGTTGATCAAGGCGCTCGCCGGCGACCACACGATCATCCTGAGCACCCACATTCTTCCCGAGGTGTCGCAGACATGCGAGCGCGTGGTGATCATCAACCGTGGCAAGGTGGTGGCGGAAGACACGCCCGAGAACCTGACCGGACGCCTGCAGGGGTCCGAGACGGTCCGGCTGCGGATCGATGCCGGGGGCGCGGACCTGGAAGCGCCGCTGCGCGAGACACCGGGCGTGGCGTCAATAACCGTCGGCGTCGCGGACGGCGACGGCGTGCTGGTCGACGTGCAGGCGGAGTCGGGCGCCGACATCCGGCGCGGGCTCGCCAACGCGGTCGTGACCCGCGGCTGGGGCCTGCTGGAAATGACACGGGCACGCCTGAGCCTGGAAGAGATCTTTCTGGAGCTGACGACCGAGGAGGCCGACGAGCCGGTTGCGGGGGAGGCTGCGCAGGACGACGGCGCTCTGGAACAGGAGGCCCCGGAGGAACCGTCAGCCCCCGGCGGGGCGGGGAGACAGGACAATGGCTAA
- a CDS encoding ABC transporter permease subunit: MANILAIAQKEFRAYFVSPIAYVVVGFFALLYGYFYVASLSFMVQFSAQAGMFGGGPQTININEFMVRPLLANTSIVMMFTLPFLTARAYAEEKRSGTIELLLTSPLTDLQIILGKFLGAMALFTLMLAVTGVHIVILFIYGEPELGPILSGYLGLLLMGASFVSLGLLVSSTTRNQVVAGVVTYSLVLLFFVMDWMADSAGPVAGAIMRALAIRAPFDDFAQGVIDTAHLAYYLSFIVFGLFLTAKSVDSERWRA, translated from the coding sequence ATGGCTAACATCCTCGCGATCGCGCAAAAGGAGTTTCGGGCCTACTTCGTCTCGCCGATTGCCTATGTCGTGGTTGGCTTCTTCGCCCTGCTGTACGGCTACTTCTATGTCGCCAGCCTCAGTTTCATGGTGCAGTTCAGCGCTCAGGCGGGCATGTTCGGCGGTGGGCCGCAGACCATCAACATCAACGAGTTCATGGTACGGCCGCTCCTTGCGAACACGTCGATCGTCATGATGTTCACGCTTCCGTTCCTGACCGCGCGCGCCTACGCGGAAGAGAAGCGTTCCGGCACGATCGAGCTGCTGCTCACCTCGCCGCTGACCGACCTGCAGATTATCCTCGGGAAGTTCCTCGGCGCGATGGCGCTCTTCACGCTGATGCTTGCGGTGACCGGCGTTCACATCGTCATCCTGTTCATCTACGGCGAGCCGGAACTCGGGCCGATCCTGAGCGGCTATCTCGGCCTCCTGCTGATGGGCGCGTCGTTCGTTTCGCTCGGCCTGCTGGTGTCGAGCACGACGCGGAACCAGGTCGTGGCGGGAGTGGTGACCTACTCTCTCGTGCTTCTCTTCTTCGTAATGGACTGGATGGCGGATTCGGCGGGCCCGGTGGCCGGCGCCATCATGCGAGCGCTCGCGATCCGGGCGCCGTTCGACGACTTTGCGCAGGGCGTGATCGACACGGCGCATCTCGCCTATTACCTCAGCTTCATCGTGTTTGGCCTCTTCCTGACGGCGAAGTCGGTCGACAGTGAACGATGGCGCGCGTAG
- a CDS encoding DUF4340 domain-containing protein, whose amino-acid sequence MRSLRSTLVLLVAFLVIGGYAWFVERERPPASEADTPEQAFGDLEADTITALTVTADNGDVTELSRASEGANDWTVTSPVDAPADGNAASAIASSVASLEIRRVVQETVTDLSPFGLAPPGFAVTFAAADGEPLTVAVGDETPTGGERYATIGDGRLLLIPGFLDTTLNRNTFDLRDRSVLEFTGPDTTSLTIDHAGVPADGQFEGRLRFAKAEGDWRIVEPLDVRADFGLVEALVGRVGSAEMLTIVEEAAEGEALAQYGLETPRATAAIAVAGETHTLLIGEETPETTVWARDASRPLVFTVDAAMVDELLRGSETYRQADLFDFRPFNVTELVIEREGRTIRFEKEVPPDGDDDADAPLVSTADDVWRRVEPSPEEIERSRIDALLRGLSNLSADGFAASRDGIGLDDPTLRVTATFGDGVTETALINRADDAAHGAHGDEPGAAILDVAAVDTALEALDALDPNVPSE is encoded by the coding sequence ATGCGAAGCCTCCGGTCCACGTTGGTGCTGCTGGTGGCGTTCCTCGTCATTGGCGGCTACGCCTGGTTCGTCGAGCGGGAACGGCCCCCCGCGTCCGAAGCGGACACGCCCGAACAGGCGTTCGGTGATCTCGAGGCCGACACCATAACCGCACTCACCGTCACCGCCGACAACGGCGACGTGACCGAGCTATCGCGCGCCAGCGAGGGAGCGAACGACTGGACCGTGACGTCGCCGGTCGATGCGCCGGCCGACGGCAACGCGGCGTCGGCGATCGCCAGCAGCGTGGCCAGCCTGGAGATCCGGCGTGTCGTCCAGGAGACCGTCACGGACCTCTCCCCCTTCGGCCTGGCGCCCCCGGGGTTCGCTGTGACTTTCGCCGCCGCGGACGGAGAGCCGCTCACGGTCGCGGTAGGCGACGAGACCCCTACCGGCGGCGAACGCTACGCCACGATCGGTGACGGCCGCCTGCTGCTGATTCCCGGCTTCCTGGATACGACCCTCAACCGCAACACGTTCGACCTCCGGGACCGGTCGGTTCTCGAGTTCACCGGTCCGGACACCACCTCGCTCACCATCGACCATGCCGGCGTCCCGGCCGACGGTCAGTTCGAAGGGAGGCTTCGCTTCGCGAAGGCGGAGGGAGACTGGCGGATCGTGGAGCCGCTTGATGTCCGTGCCGATTTCGGTCTGGTCGAAGCGCTCGTCGGACGTGTCGGATCGGCCGAGATGCTGACTATCGTCGAGGAAGCGGCGGAGGGCGAAGCGCTCGCGCAGTACGGCCTGGAGACGCCACGCGCCACCGCCGCGATTGCGGTGGCGGGCGAGACGCACACCCTGCTGATCGGCGAGGAGACCCCGGAAACGACGGTCTGGGCCCGGGACGCATCCCGCCCCCTGGTCTTCACGGTCGACGCCGCGATGGTGGACGAGCTGCTGCGGGGCAGCGAGACCTACCGGCAGGCGGATCTGTTCGACTTTCGGCCGTTCAACGTGACCGAGCTGGTCATCGAGCGGGAGGGCCGGACCATTCGATTCGAGAAGGAAGTTCCGCCGGACGGCGACGACGATGCGGACGCGCCGCTGGTGTCGACCGCCGACGACGTCTGGCGCCGCGTCGAACCGTCCCCCGAGGAGATCGAACGGTCCCGGATCGACGCACTGCTTCGAGGGCTCTCGAACCTGTCGGCGGATGGATTTGCCGCGAGCCGCGACGGCATCGGCCTCGACGACCCCACGTTGCGGGTCACCGCCACGTTCGGCGACGGCGTGACGGAAACCGCGCTCATCAACCGGGCCGATGATGCGGCGCACGGAGCGCACGGCGACGAACCGGGAGCCGCGATCCTGGACGTCGCGGCAGTGGACACCGCCCTGGAAGCGCTAGACGCGCTCGATCCGAACGTCCCGTCGGAGTGA
- the dacB gene encoding D-alanyl-D-alanine carboxypeptidase/D-alanyl-D-alanine-endopeptidase, producing the protein MPAVTRLRLAGSVAAIALLLTGCVVRRPPATVALPGVSNLPAGAVPESAADVGADTPLGSTLDAIFNDPDLGPVVWSAEMRVLRGQVLRLPDETLYARNQHLLLTPASTMKVVTVAAAAERLGWNHRFETTLAATGEIREGTLEGDLVVRGTGDPTINAPGTEDLFARWAGELRARGIVRIAGRIIGDDDAFDGGRRGEETAGLGAGWAWDDLALAFSAPAGALQQHENVVELAVSPADSPGSPARIEIRAPRVTPGSASGVTLINQTVTRPEGGNTNIRLSRRPDGGALLVTGEIPLGAPAAVRTGAVSDPTLFFVQGLRTALQRAGVDVEGEAIDIDQFDPAVKQTLRQRLRPLIRHESEPLSTIAVQLMKRSQNLYAESLLQHLGVVTGGTGEAGPAAAEAVLEEWGIGGSRAIVADGSGLSRYNALSSAGLLDVLARLWRDPRHREPFVDTLPVAGRDGTLRSRMVGSAADGAVRAKTGSMTRVRALAGYVVAQGREPIAFAILANNYTVPSAEITRAIDAAVVAIAAHAQP; encoded by the coding sequence GTGCCTGCGGTCACTCGGCTCCGGCTCGCCGGTTCCGTGGCGGCAATCGCGCTGCTGCTGACGGGTTGCGTTGTCCGGCGGCCACCGGCGACCGTCGCCCTTCCCGGCGTTTCCAATCTCCCGGCCGGCGCCGTGCCCGAGAGCGCCGCCGACGTCGGCGCCGACACGCCGCTCGGTTCGACCCTCGATGCGATCTTCAACGACCCCGACCTCGGCCCCGTGGTCTGGAGCGCGGAGATGCGCGTGCTTCGGGGCCAGGTGCTCCGGTTGCCCGACGAGACGCTCTATGCCCGCAATCAGCATCTGCTGCTGACGCCCGCCTCGACCATGAAGGTGGTGACGGTTGCCGCCGCCGCCGAGCGGCTTGGCTGGAATCACCGCTTCGAAACTACGCTGGCGGCGACAGGTGAGATCCGCGAGGGCACGTTGGAGGGCGATCTCGTGGTCAGGGGCACGGGCGATCCGACGATCAACGCGCCCGGAACGGAGGATCTGTTCGCTCGCTGGGCCGGCGAGCTGCGCGCACGCGGAATCGTGCGGATCGCCGGACGCATCATCGGCGACGACGATGCGTTCGATGGCGGCAGGCGCGGCGAGGAGACGGCGGGCCTGGGCGCAGGCTGGGCGTGGGACGACCTCGCTCTTGCGTTCTCGGCGCCGGCCGGCGCGTTGCAGCAGCACGAGAACGTCGTGGAGCTTGCCGTGTCGCCGGCCGATTCCCCCGGCAGTCCGGCCCGGATCGAGATTCGCGCGCCGCGCGTGACACCAGGCTCTGCCAGTGGAGTCACGCTGATCAACCAGACGGTGACGCGCCCGGAGGGAGGCAACACGAACATCCGGCTGAGCCGGCGGCCGGATGGCGGGGCGCTGTTGGTCACCGGGGAGATCCCGCTCGGCGCACCGGCCGCCGTCCGGACCGGCGCGGTTTCCGATCCCACCCTCTTCTTCGTGCAGGGCCTGCGGACCGCGCTGCAGCGGGCGGGCGTCGACGTGGAAGGGGAAGCTATCGACATCGATCAGTTCGACCCGGCGGTGAAGCAGACCCTGCGCCAGCGACTGCGGCCGCTCATCCGGCATGAATCGGAACCGCTGTCGACGATTGCGGTTCAACTGATGAAGCGGAGTCAGAACCTGTACGCGGAATCGCTGCTGCAGCATCTGGGTGTCGTCACGGGAGGGACCGGCGAGGCGGGGCCGGCCGCCGCGGAAGCCGTTCTGGAGGAGTGGGGCATCGGAGGATCCCGGGCGATCGTCGCGGACGGTTCAGGGCTCTCCCGCTACAACGCGCTGAGTTCCGCCGGGCTGCTCGACGTGCTCGCGCGGCTGTGGCGCGATCCCCGTCACCGCGAACCGTTTGTCGACACCCTCCCGGTGGCAGGCCGCGACGGGACGCTGCGCAGCCGGATGGTCGGCAGCGCCGCCGATGGCGCGGTGCGGGCGAAGACCGGCTCGATGACACGCGTCCGCGCGCTGGCCGGCTACGTCGTAGCGCAGGGCCGCGAGCCCATTGCGTTCGCGATTCTGGCGAACAACTACACCGTACCGTCCGCGGAGATAACACGGGCCATCGACGCCGCGGTCGTCGCGATCGCGGCCCACGCCCAGCCGTGA
- the queC gene encoding 7-cyano-7-deazaguanine synthase QueC produces the protein MASDLAARHAVLLLSGGLDSYTAGAIARTDGLALHALTVRYGQVHAQEIEAARRVAAALGVDAHLELPVDLSAMGGSALTGTGEVPKDRPLDDGAIPPTYVPARNTVLLSLALAWAEALGATDLVIGVNALDYSGYPDCRPEYIREFERLAALATRAGVQGARFRVHTPLIAMTKADIIRRGMALGLDYGLTHSCYDPVADGRPCGRCDSCRLRARGFTEAGVPDPVVART, from the coding sequence GTGGCGTCTGACCTCGCCGCCCGTCACGCGGTACTGCTGCTGAGCGGCGGCCTCGATTCGTACACCGCCGGCGCAATCGCCAGGACGGACGGCCTGGCCCTGCATGCCCTCACGGTCCGTTACGGCCAGGTGCATGCGCAGGAGATTGAGGCGGCACGGCGCGTCGCCGCGGCGCTCGGCGTCGATGCACACCTGGAACTGCCGGTCGATCTTTCCGCGATGGGGGGATCGGCGCTCACCGGCACGGGAGAGGTGCCGAAGGACCGGCCGCTGGACGACGGCGCGATCCCGCCGACCTACGTCCCGGCGCGCAACACGGTACTGCTGTCTCTCGCGCTCGCCTGGGCGGAGGCGCTCGGCGCGACCGACCTCGTGATTGGCGTCAACGCGCTCGACTATTCCGGCTATCCCGACTGCCGTCCGGAGTACATCCGGGAGTTCGAACGGCTTGCGGCGCTGGCGACGAGAGCAGGGGTCCAAGGGGCGCGTTTTCGTGTCCACACGCCACTGATCGCGATGACGAAGGCGGACATCATCCGTCGTGGCATGGCGCTGGGCCTCGACTACGGGCTGACGCACAGTTGCTACGACCCGGTGGCCGACGGGCGGCCGTGCGGGCGGTGTGACAGTTGCCGCCTTCGCGCGCGGGGATTCACCGAAGCCGGTGTGCCCGATCCGGTCGTTGCGCGAACCTGA
- a CDS encoding radical SAM protein, giving the protein MLTVNEIFYSIQGESSFSGRPCVFVRLTACDLRCRWCDTAYAFAEGEPASVDDVLERIGAYDCPLVEITGGEPLLQSEVYPLMRRLLDRGKTVLLETGGHIDISAVPREVVKVVDVKCPGSGESERNDWGNLERLATHDEVKFVIADRADYEFARDVVREHGLDRRCRAVLLSPVHGELDPSVLSAWVLEDRVPGRVQVQLHKYLWGAETRGV; this is encoded by the coding sequence ATGCTGACGGTCAACGAGATCTTCTATTCGATTCAGGGTGAGTCGAGCTTCAGCGGGAGGCCGTGCGTCTTTGTTCGCCTGACCGCTTGCGACCTGCGCTGCCGATGGTGCGACACGGCGTACGCCTTCGCCGAGGGGGAACCGGCGTCCGTGGACGATGTCCTGGAACGCATCGGCGCGTACGATTGTCCGCTGGTCGAGATCACCGGCGGCGAGCCGCTGCTCCAGTCGGAGGTGTATCCCTTGATGCGGCGGCTGCTGGACCGCGGCAAGACGGTTCTGCTGGAGACGGGCGGCCACATCGACATCTCGGCGGTGCCGCGCGAGGTCGTCAAGGTGGTCGACGTCAAGTGTCCGGGCAGCGGAGAGTCGGAACGGAACGACTGGGGCAACCTGGAGCGGCTTGCAACGCACGACGAAGTGAAGTTCGTCATCGCCGACCGGGCGGACTACGAGTTCGCGCGCGACGTCGTCCGGGAGCATGGGCTCGACCGGCGTTGCCGCGCCGTGCTCTTGTCACCCGTCCACGGCGAACTCGATCCCTCGGTGCTTTCCGCCTGGGTGTTGGAAGATCGCGTGCCGGGGCGCGTGCAGGTCCAGTTGCACAAGTACCTTTGGGGCGCGGAAACCCGTGGCGTCTGA
- a CDS encoding endonuclease III: MPSRFTSPRGIGVTMRRIGRAIEQMDLPAIEKVAEEQQGDPFQVLIATLLSAQTKDPVTHEASNRLFRKASTPRSMARLDTATIERLIYPVSFYRNKARHVKQACEQLVREFEGRVPTTMRELLTLPGVGRKTANLTLIVAHRSARNICVDTHVHRIANRLGWVTTRTPEKTELALYDAAPRRWWAAINLYLVTWGQNVCRPVYPLCNGCAVSDRCPRIGVARVGRS; the protein is encoded by the coding sequence ATGCCGTCCCGGTTCACTTCTCCCCGCGGCATCGGCGTAACGATGCGCCGGATCGGCCGCGCGATCGAGCAAATGGACCTTCCCGCGATCGAGAAGGTAGCCGAGGAGCAGCAGGGCGATCCGTTCCAGGTGCTGATCGCCACGTTGCTGTCGGCGCAGACGAAGGACCCGGTGACGCACGAGGCGTCGAACCGCCTGTTCAGGAAGGCATCGACGCCACGATCGATGGCCCGGCTCGATACGGCGACCATCGAGCGGCTGATCTACCCGGTCAGCTTCTATCGAAACAAGGCGCGCCACGTAAAGCAGGCGTGCGAGCAGCTCGTCCGCGAGTTCGAAGGCCGCGTGCCGACCACCATGCGGGAACTGCTCACGCTGCCCGGCGTCGGCCGGAAGACCGCCAACCTGACGTTGATCGTGGCGCACCGGAGCGCCCGGAATATCTGCGTCGACACGCACGTTCACCGGATTGCCAATCGCCTCGGCTGGGTTACGACCCGCACGCCCGAGAAGACGGAGCTGGCCCTCTACGACGCCGCGCCCCGCCGCTGGTGGGCTGCGATCAACCTTTATCTCGTCACCTGGGGTCAGAATGTCTGCCGGCCGGTCTATCCCCTGTGCAACGGCTGCGCGGTTTCGGATCGATGCCCCCGGATCGGCGTCGCCCGCGTCGGCCGGTCCTGA
- a CDS encoding ethanolamine utilization protein EutN: MHLARVIGDVVSTLKDASLEGQKLLLVQPVAPSDEPVGAPMVAIDAAQAGVGELVLVVREGRAAVAAVRRSAAPVEVAIVGVVDSVHMAPGSDR, from the coding sequence ATGCACCTGGCGCGCGTCATTGGTGACGTAGTTTCCACCCTGAAGGACGCCAGCCTCGAAGGGCAGAAGCTGCTGCTGGTGCAGCCGGTGGCCCCGTCCGACGAACCTGTCGGCGCGCCGATGGTGGCGATAGACGCGGCGCAGGCAGGTGTCGGCGAGCTCGTGCTCGTCGTTCGCGAAGGCCGCGCCGCCGTCGCCGCCGTCCGCCGCTCGGCCGCCCCGGTCGAAGTCGCGATCGTCGGCGTGGTCGATTCCGTGCACATGGCGCCGGGGTCCGATCGATGA
- a CDS encoding ethanolamine utilization protein EutN, which produces MILAKVVGTVVATRKDERLVSSKLLVAQPIDPDGAPRGHHLVAIDTVDAGAGETVLIITGSSARMARGLRDAPVDAAIVGIVDSVELTSG; this is translated from the coding sequence GTGATCCTCGCCAAGGTGGTCGGCACCGTCGTGGCGACGCGCAAGGACGAGCGCCTCGTCAGCAGCAAATTGCTGGTCGCGCAGCCGATCGATCCCGACGGCGCGCCGCGCGGACATCATCTGGTGGCGATCGATACGGTGGACGCGGGTGCGGGCGAGACCGTGCTCATCATTACCGGCAGCTCGGCGCGCATGGCGCGGGGATTGCGCGATGCGCCGGTGGACGCCGCGATCGTCGGGATCGTCGATTCCGTCGAGCTGACGTCTGGCTGA
- the eutM gene encoding ethanolamine utilization microcompartment protein EutM, protein MGEALGMVETKGLVAMIEAADAMVKAAKVTLVGWEKIGAGYVTAIVRGDVAAVKAATDAGAAAARRVGELVSVHVIPRPHEHLEGTLPIGKAGK, encoded by the coding sequence ATGGGCGAAGCGTTGGGCATGGTCGAGACGAAAGGGCTCGTCGCGATGATCGAGGCGGCTGACGCGATGGTCAAGGCGGCGAAAGTGACCCTCGTCGGCTGGGAGAAGATTGGCGCCGGTTACGTTACCGCCATCGTGCGGGGCGACGTGGCGGCGGTGAAGGCGGCGACCGACGCCGGCGCCGCCGCCGCACGGCGGGTAGGCGAGCTGGTGTCGGTCCACGTCATCCCGCGGCCGCATGAGCACCTCGAGGGTACGCTCCCGATCGGCAAGGCGGGCAAGTAG
- a CDS encoding class II aldolase/adducin family protein: protein MSNRHERSRRRCRARHTTSARSSVSERSGRRPDGTRLAITMRENESLRADIVEVGRRLHERAYVASNDGNISVRLDDDRVLTTPKGVSKGFMTPDMMVVTDLDGKKLTGERDPSSELLMHLAVYRRRSEIGAVVHAHPPVATGFAVAGIPLDRAVLAEVVTTLGSIPIADYGTPSTQELADAVDRHIAVHDGLLLANHGAITVADRLMPAYYKMETIEHFARISVVARLLGRERLLSREEVNRLQELRGTYGIAAPAPICPDGTDGIVAGEDAACQTLEAPSSPGRRLVDDTPASPGSGDPVAVGAGDGRSGGDAEIRLTYRELASLIEDAISRLRK, encoded by the coding sequence ATGTCGAACCGACACGAGCGCTCACGGCGCAGGTGTCGGGCAAGACATACTACTTCTGCTCGGAGCAGTGTCTCCGAGCGTTCCGGAAGACGGCCTGACGGGACGCGGCTGGCAATCACGATGAGGGAGAACGAATCGCTCCGCGCGGACATCGTCGAAGTGGGGCGGCGCCTGCACGAGCGGGCCTACGTCGCTTCCAACGACGGCAACATCAGCGTTCGCCTCGACGACGATCGGGTCCTGACGACTCCGAAGGGCGTCTCGAAGGGATTCATGACGCCCGACATGATGGTCGTGACGGACCTCGACGGAAAGAAGCTGACCGGAGAGCGCGACCCGTCGTCGGAGTTGCTGATGCATCTTGCCGTCTACCGCCGGCGAAGCGAAATCGGAGCCGTGGTCCACGCGCATCCGCCAGTGGCGACCGGTTTCGCGGTCGCCGGCATCCCGCTCGACCGCGCCGTCCTCGCGGAGGTGGTCACTACGCTCGGCAGCATCCCGATCGCCGACTACGGGACGCCGTCGACGCAGGAGCTGGCGGACGCGGTCGACCGCCACATCGCGGTGCATGACGGCCTGTTGCTCGCGAACCACGGCGCCATCACGGTCGCCGATCGGTTGATGCCCGCTTACTACAAGATGGAGACCATCGAGCATTTCGCCCGGATCAGCGTGGTGGCGCGCCTGCTCGGCCGCGAACGTCTGTTGTCGCGCGAGGAAGTGAACCGCCTGCAGGAGTTGCGCGGCACCTACGGCATCGCGGCGCCGGCGCCCATTTGCCCGGACGGCACGGACGGCATCGTTGCCGGTGAAGACGCCGCGTGCCAGACGCTGGAGGCGCCGTCCTCGCCGGGCCGGCGTCTGGTCGACGATACGCCGGCTTCGCCGGGCAGTGGGGATCCCGTCGCGGTCGGCGCGGGCGACGGCCGGTCGGGCGGCGACGCGGAAATTCGGCTAACATACCGCGAACTTGCGTCCCTCATCGAGGATGCTATCTCCCGTTTGCGGAAGTAA
- a CDS encoding YHS domain-containing protein gives MLGWLLRGVFLVLILRIVWKFISGLIEGVRGPQSGRRTVRGGSLERDPVCGTYVEPTRALTAQVSGKTYYFCSEQCLRAFRKTA, from the coding sequence ATGTTGGGATGGCTGCTGCGCGGCGTTTTTCTCGTGCTCATCCTCCGCATCGTCTGGAAGTTCATCTCCGGACTGATCGAGGGCGTGCGCGGTCCGCAGTCGGGGCGGCGGACGGTGCGGGGCGGATCGCTCGAGCGCGATCCGGTCTGCGGGACCTATGTCGAACCGACACGAGCGCTCACGGCGCAGGTGTCGGGCAAGACATACTACTTCTGCTCGGAGCAGTGTCTCCGAGCGTTCCGGAAGACGGCCTGA
- a CDS encoding pyridoxine 5'-phosphate synthase encodes MMRLGVNIDHVATVRQARQAREPEPIAAALLAELAGAEGITVHLRGDRRHIQERDIELLREVITTKLNVEMAATAEMVDIASRVRPDQVTLVPERPDELTTTGGLDVAGGARAPATHAAESLTGAGIAVSLFIDPDPAQVRAARAAGAGAIEINTGPYADSRSAGARGMELTRVAEVARLAQDEGLEVLAGHGLTYVNVHPIAAISEIVEVNIGHSVIARAVLVGLERAVREMIALLNPR; translated from the coding sequence ATCATGCGTCTCGGCGTAAACATCGATCACGTCGCCACCGTTCGACAGGCCCGCCAGGCGCGCGAGCCGGAACCGATCGCCGCCGCGCTGCTCGCCGAACTGGCCGGCGCGGAAGGGATCACGGTTCACCTGCGGGGAGACCGCCGCCACATTCAGGAACGGGACATCGAGTTGCTCCGCGAGGTCATCACCACCAAGCTGAACGTGGAGATGGCGGCGACGGCAGAGATGGTGGACATCGCCTCGCGCGTCAGGCCGGATCAGGTAACGCTGGTCCCGGAGCGTCCCGATGAGCTGACGACGACCGGTGGCCTCGATGTCGCTGGCGGCGCGCGCGCGCCGGCGACGCATGCGGCAGAGAGCCTGACGGGCGCGGGCATCGCGGTCAGCCTCTTCATCGATCCCGATCCGGCGCAGGTCCGTGCCGCCCGCGCCGCTGGCGCCGGCGCGATCGAGATCAACACCGGTCCGTACGCCGACTCACGCTCGGCCGGAGCCCGCGGGATGGAACTGACGCGGGTGGCGGAGGTGGCGCGCCTCGCGCAGGACGAAGGACTCGAGGTGCTGGCCGGTCACGGTCTCACCTACGTCAACGTCCACCCCATCGCCGCGATCTCGGAGATCGTCGAGGTCAACATCGGCCACAGCGTGATCGCCCGCGCCGTCCTGGTCGGCCTGGAGCGGGCCGTCCGCGAGATGATCGCTCTGTTGAATCCCCGCTAG